In Arachis hypogaea cultivar Tifrunner chromosome 2, arahy.Tifrunner.gnm2.J5K5, whole genome shotgun sequence, a genomic segment contains:
- the LOC112742136 gene encoding zinc finger protein ZAT11 — MKRQRDHQVIMDSNSIDLAQCLMLLSHQNPKDQSKVHHYHRQKHFRPTEFECSTCNRKFSSFQALGGHKASHKKQKMEKNNKEEATTTLSLGVGNNNNVFINKPNKMHECSICGQRFSQGQALGGHMRKHRLHANQETFLIPSINDVVLGKIPPVLKRSNSFRVMCLDLNLTPLQNDLKVLFGNMAPKVDPSWV; from the coding sequence ATGAAAAGACAACGAGATCATCAAGTAATAATGGATAGTAATAGCATTGACTTGGCACAATGTCTAATGCTACTTTCTCATCAAAACCCTAAAGATCAAAGCAAAGTCCACCATTATCATCGTCAGAAACATTTTCGCCCAACGGAATTTGAGTGTAGCACATGCAACCGCAAATTCTCTTCATTTCAAGCCCTTGGTGGTCACAAAGCTAGCCACAAGAAACAAAAGATGGAGAAGAATAACAAAGAAGAAGCCACAACTACTCTCAGCTTAGGAGTAGGGAACAATAATAACGTTTTTattaacaaacccaataaaatgcATGAGTGTTCAATTTGTGGTCAAAGATTCTCTCAAGGGCAAGCACTTGGAGGGCACATGAGAAAGCATAGACTACATGCCAATCAAGAAACGTTTCTAATTCCTTCTATAAACGACGTCGTCCTGGGAAAAATCCCACCAGTTCTAAAGAGATCTAATAGCTTCAGGGTTATGTGTTTGGATTTGAACCTAACACCTCTGCAGAATGATTTAAAGGTATTGTTTGGAAACATGGCACCAAAAGTTGATCCTAGCTGGGTTTGA